The following coding sequences lie in one Glycine soja cultivar W05 chromosome 16, ASM419377v2, whole genome shotgun sequence genomic window:
- the LOC114390656 gene encoding glycine-rich protein A3-like, producing the protein MGGGKDKHHDESDKGIFSHLAHGVAGAAHGGHGYPPGAYPPPPGAYPPQQGYPPAGYPPQQGYPPAGYPPHQGYPPAGYPPAGYPGSSHAPGSHGHGGMGAMLAGGAAAAAAAYGAHHVSHGSHGSYGQYAHGAHMPHGKFKQHGHGKFKHGKHGKFGKHGKHGKFGKHGGFKKWK; encoded by the exons ATGGGAGGTGGCAAGGACAAGCATCATGATGAATCTGACAAAGGAATTTTTTCACACCTTGCTCATGGGGTAGCTGGTGCAGCACATGGTGGACATGGGTACCCACCTGGGGCTTACCCACCACCACCTGGGGCATACCCTCCACAACAAGGATATCCTCCAGCTGGGTATCCTCCACAACAAGGGTATCCTCCAGCTGGGTACCCTCCACATCAAGGCTATCCTCCTGCTGGTTACCCCCCAGCTGGTTATCCTGGTTCATCACATGCACCag GTTCTCATGGGCACGGCGGTATGGGAGCAATGCTCGCTGGGGGTGCTGCTGCGGCTGCTGCTGCTTATGGTGCTCACCATGTCTCTCATGGCTCCCATGGCTCCTATGGCCAATATGCACATGGTGCTCACATGCCACATGGAAAATTCAAGCAGCACGGGCACGGTAAGTTCAAGCATGGAAAGCATGGCAAGTTCGGCAAGCATGGAAAGCATGGCAAGTTCGGCAAGCATGGTGGATTCAAGAAGTGGAAGTGA